The window GGCATCTCCCATGACCACTTTGATTCCCATCGCCTCTAGCTCCGAGCGAGAATCAGGCGATCGCAGCAATGCTTTGACTTTCTTACCTTGTTCGGTCAGATATTTAGCAATTTCTCGACCAACGCCCCGACTGGCACCAGCCAGAAAAATGTAAGACTCACCTGTCATGCTCAGTTCCTTATTTATTGGACTAAACCCTATTTTATCGAGTTTACCGAACCAAAAATATTGCAGTTTTCCGTACTTCTCTGGAAATTAAAATCGGTTCGGAAATCATGATTAAATGAGTCGTTAAAACCGAATTTATGTGCTGTGCTTTATCAATAAAATGAAAATCAAAGGCAAGAAAAACAAATCTGCAACGTGGAATCGAGGTAACAGTTATGGCATTAGTTCGTTGGAATCCCTGGAGAGAGCTTAACACCCTGCAAAGCCAAATCGATCGCTTATTTGATGACACCCTAACCCCCGCTCCCAGTTGGGAAAGAGGCTTATTGAGAGTTCCTCCGGCTGAGATAAAAGAAACAGAAGAGGCGATCCATCTGAAGCTAGAAGTTCCAGGACTAGACGCAAAAGACCTGGATGTACAAGTTACAGAAAATGCCGTTTCTATCAGCGGTGAGCGTAAGTCAGAAACAAAAACTGAAGAAAGCGGGAAAACCCACAGCGAATTCCATTACGGCAAATTCCAGCGTGTGATTCCCTTACCGGCTCGGATTCAAAATACCAACGTCACAGCAGAATACAAAGACGGAATTCTGAATCTGACACTCCCCAAAACAGACCAAGAGAAGAATAAAGTTGTCAAAGTAAATCTAGAGCAATCCGTTGCCTAAATTACTGAAATTAATTCGCTGTAACTCATTCTTCTAGGGAGTAAAAATAATCCCACCTTTAAATCCGATTGCTCTGATGCAACCGGATTTTTTATGAGCAACTTCAACTCCTATTATTTCCGTTGGCATCGGAATCAACTAAAATTGGGGTACAAAAACTCCGCGCACCTCTGCGTAACCCTTTGCGTCCTCTGCGTTAAAAAACATACCATTGCGATGCCAACGGATTCCCTATCACTTGATTGATGAAAAAAAGCTTCAATCAAAGATTGAGACAAAGCTGAACATACTCAACTTGTTCACCTAAATCCGCAGCCCCTGCTGTATCATCCACCCATTTTGAATTCGGATAAAGCCGCTGATCAGAAATATCTAAAAGCTGAGAGCCAAACGCTAACCATTGTTGAAATACCTCAAAGCGACCATCTTCAGGATGAACCACTTGATACACTCGTACCCGATTTAACCGCTTGCTCTCACGACCGATACACCGGATACCATAGCCGATTTTATCCAAAAGGCGTCTAATAATAATGATCGGAGTCGCATTTTGTGCCAGTCCAATTCCCAAAGTCGTCTTGATCGCAGCACGGTTAGAAAGGGCCAATTTCGCCATTGCCTTCAAGTCTTCATCCGTACTTCTTAACTCTCGTCCCTGATCTTCCAGCAACACCGGAACCCCTAAAAGTTCCATGGTGCCAATCGTGGCTCCCAATTGGGAACGGTTGAAATCTGGCAGGAAGATACTACCACCCCCCAACTCAATTAGGCGACGCGCAAAAGCGGCATCCCGTTGAGCCAAATAGTCCCGCCCCAAGGTGAGAAAGTAATGAAGTAACAGCTTAAAGTACCAGCCCTCGTCATCCTTGGCGACCAATGGAGGCGTAACCGGTATACCATAGCGCAACTTTAACTCATGCTTGCGAAGTGCCCGTCGTTGGAATGGAGTTTTGACCAACTGTTTTTGTAGCGATTGATACTGACGTACACTGAGATCTGGGGCGTAGGCGATCGCTTCACACTCTGCCTGATAATTTTGGTTTCTTACCGCCGCGATCGCCATTGTCAGCGAATTCGTTTCACTTTCAGCCTCATCCCCATCCAATTTTAGATTTTGGATGTTGGATGTTGGATTTTTCGCTAACCGCTCAGCCCCTACCTTTCCTAAGCCACAATCTTTCAAGGGAGCTTCAACGATATGATGACCTTCCGCTAGCAGTGCTGCCAGCACAGATTCTCGGTACTTGTGCATCGAGGCATTATGCCGAACCGCCATCTTAGCCCAACACAACAGAGATTCTGCCTGAAACCCCATCTCCAAATCATCCAAGGCATCAAAGTCCGATTGCTGTAATAACTTAATATTGAGCTGCGTCAGACTTTGCCCCGATGTGAGCAACCCAGGAATTGAAGTCGAACCATTGCCAACCCGATTAAAACCATAAGCTGCCACCCACAGACATCGAGGCACATTTTCACGCACTCGTCCTAGCGCCTGACGCACTGAGTTCTCACTTTGAATTCCTTGAGCGATACCCCAAACCGAGGTGAAATGCCCTCGCAGATCAATACTCACTCCCGTTTCAATCGCCGGACTCGCTAAGACAATGTCATAATTCGGCAAAACCTGATTTAGGTTGCTCATGCATCCATAAGCCGGATGAGATGGCTCGGCTAGGGATTCCGCATCAATCCGCAGTATCTTGGCTGTGGGGAATCGCTGTTGCAGGTAAGCTTCCAACGTGCAAGTCCCCCACTGACTCCCCCGTTTCTGAGCCGAGAGACAGACAAAGGGTTTTCCCCCGTCTTGAATGTGCCGTTCCAAGTCTTGCACCAATCGTTCTGGCTTATTTTCTGTGTAGTGATGAACCTGCCAGGATTCACTCGCTCCGGGTTTCCAATCATTCTGAACAATCAAGGGTTGGAGAGGAACGCCTGATAGAGAAATCAGGTAATCCATCGAGATGTCACTCAAGTCAGCATCGGCGACAAAAACCTGTCCTTCGCCCCCCAATACATTCTGCATCAAGGTTTTCAGCGATTTGAGGATAGCCACCCGATTGTTACTACAGGTACTAGAGTCCAACCCATGCCACAAAACTTGCTCGACTTCATCAATAATCACCACCCCATCCGACCAGTTGAGAGCCTCAAATTGAGCTTGAGAGGTGGGATGCAGGGAGTCAATGCAAAGACCGTACCCTAATGCTGTACCGGAGTCTGAGCAACGCACCTCAGTAATATAGTTGAGTCCGAAACGTTGGCATAGAGACTCCACCAGGCGCACTCGATGACCAATCACCAAAACCCACTGCTTGCGCTCTAGGGCTTCTTTGACAATACCTTCTAAAAACTGGGTCTTACCCGTGCCTTTGGGAGATTTGATGCCAATCAGTTTGGCGTCCTTCGGTATAGAAAGTTCTCCCAGATAGCGTTGATTGAGCTGTACATCAGCCAGATAAGTCAGGCGAGACAAAGATTGCGCTTTCCAAGTATCGAGCGGTACTGCCCTCTCGTAAGCTTCGTCTAATGCCGCTTGACCGTTTTCCGCAATGAGGTCATCAATTCCTTTCCCTTGTTCTGGATTCCAAGTGATAATCTTGACAGAACATTTTTTTTGTGTTAATAGATAGCCCAATTGTCGGATGGCGGCGTTGACGGCCTTGATGGCAGTGGGTTTTGTGTCTTGGTCGAAGGCAATATAAATGGTTCTCCCTGGGGTTGCCAGTTTGAGTAACTGGGGGATGAGACGAGACTTGCCGATGCGATTCCCCTCATTGTCTCGTGGCACGCGATAGCCACCGAATACTCCTGGTAATGCGACCGCAGCATAACCCCCTGTGAGTAATGACCCGGCCTTTTTGGCTCCCTCGGTAATGCACAAGGGAATTTCCGGGTGTTCGATCAGCCACTGCCAAAAGCCAAAATCCGGTTGATTGGCGTCGATTGCTGCGGGTAGCACGGGGATTTGGTAGCGATCAGCAATGCGCTGCCATAGGTGAAGCGGAACGCGCAGCGCAAACAATCCTGTGGGTGCTAGGGGAGGATGTTCATACTTAATTAACTTTCCAGCATTCACACTACGACGAGGCACACTAGGTTTAAAACAGCCCCAGAGGTCGTCTTCACCCGTGAGTAGGTCAATCCCGGAACACCACCAACCTCCCTGTTCTGTGTGTTCATAACGCTTGAGGATGTGGTGGCTCACTCGACCATCATTCCGTCTTTGTAGTGCATCGGCGTAAAGTAAATAGTCGGATGGGCAAGAGCCGTTTAAAGGTATAACGTTAAGGCGGGTTAGCTGGTCATCGACAGCAGCGGCGTCCCACTCTTGGAGATAATTCACAGTGTTGGCGATCGTGTTGGTCATTGAGGCTCAAGCCTAAATACACTACATCTAGTGGGTAAGCTAAAGC of the Allocoleopsis franciscana PCC 7113 genome contains:
- a CDS encoding Hsp20/alpha crystallin family protein; this encodes MALVRWNPWRELNTLQSQIDRLFDDTLTPAPSWERGLLRVPPAEIKETEEAIHLKLEVPGLDAKDLDVQVTENAVSISGERKSETKTEESGKTHSEFHYGKFQRVIPLPARIQNTNVTAEYKDGILNLTLPKTDQEKNKVVKVNLEQSVA
- a CDS encoding plasmid replication protein, CyRepA1 family: MNYLQEWDAAAVDDQLTRLNVIPLNGSCPSDYLLYADALQRRNDGRVSHHILKRYEHTEQGGWWCSGIDLLTGEDDLWGCFKPSVPRRSVNAGKLIKYEHPPLAPTGLFALRVPLHLWQRIADRYQIPVLPAAIDANQPDFGFWQWLIEHPEIPLCITEGAKKAGSLLTGGYAAVALPGVFGGYRVPRDNEGNRIGKSRLIPQLLKLATPGRTIYIAFDQDTKPTAIKAVNAAIRQLGYLLTQKKCSVKIITWNPEQGKGIDDLIAENGQAALDEAYERAVPLDTWKAQSLSRLTYLADVQLNQRYLGELSIPKDAKLIGIKSPKGTGKTQFLEGIVKEALERKQWVLVIGHRVRLVESLCQRFGLNYITEVRCSDSGTALGYGLCIDSLHPTSQAQFEALNWSDGVVIIDEVEQVLWHGLDSSTCSNNRVAILKSLKTLMQNVLGGEGQVFVADADLSDISMDYLISLSGVPLQPLIVQNDWKPGASESWQVHHYTENKPERLVQDLERHIQDGGKPFVCLSAQKRGSQWGTCTLEAYLQQRFPTAKILRIDAESLAEPSHPAYGCMSNLNQVLPNYDIVLASPAIETGVSIDLRGHFTSVWGIAQGIQSENSVRQALGRVRENVPRCLWVAAYGFNRVGNGSTSIPGLLTSGQSLTQLNIKLLQQSDFDALDDLEMGFQAESLLCWAKMAVRHNASMHKYRESVLAALLAEGHHIVEAPLKDCGLGKVGAERLAKNPTSNIQNLKLDGDEAESETNSLTMAIAAVRNQNYQAECEAIAYAPDLSVRQYQSLQKQLVKTPFQRRALRKHELKLRYGIPVTPPLVAKDDEGWYFKLLLHYFLTLGRDYLAQRDAAFARRLIELGGGSIFLPDFNRSQLGATIGTMELLGVPVLLEDQGRELRSTDEDLKAMAKLALSNRAAIKTTLGIGLAQNATPIIIIRRLLDKIGYGIRCIGRESKRLNRVRVYQVVHPEDGRFEVFQQWLAFGSQLLDISDQRLYPNSKWVDDTAGAADLGEQVEYVQLCLNL